A part of Kitasatospora acidiphila genomic DNA contains:
- the rsfS gene encoding ribosome silencing factor, which yields MTATEYSQELITVAAQAAADKLAHNVVAFDVSDVLSITDAFLIASAANDRQVKSIAEEIEDQLREKLDVKPVRREGEREGRWILLDYLDIVVHVQHSEERSFYSLDRLWKDCPELPLPEDAMATRNRPEDAVVDDAGNAVGYLQDLS from the coding sequence GTGACCGCAACCGAATACTCGCAGGAACTCATCACCGTCGCCGCCCAGGCGGCGGCCGACAAGCTGGCGCACAACGTCGTCGCCTTCGACGTCAGCGATGTGCTGTCGATCACCGACGCCTTCCTGATCGCCTCGGCGGCCAACGACCGCCAGGTGAAGTCGATCGCGGAGGAGATCGAGGACCAGCTGCGCGAGAAGCTGGACGTCAAGCCGGTGCGCCGGGAGGGCGAGCGTGAGGGTCGCTGGATCCTGCTCGACTACCTGGACATCGTGGTGCACGTCCAGCACTCCGAGGAGCGCTCCTTCTACTCGCTGGACCGGCTCTGGAAGGACTGCCCCGAGCTGCCGCTGCCCGAGGACGCGATGGCCACCCGCAACCGTCCCGAGGACGCCGTCGTGGACGACGCCGGCAACGCCGTCGGTTATCTGCAGGACCTCAGCTGA
- a CDS encoding histidine phosphatase family protein: protein MNGRAGGPRIVFWRHGQTSWNLESRFQGTTDIPLTAAGLEQARRAARLLAGLKPDLLISSDLERAADTAAELARLTGLDVQHDAGLRETYAGSWQGLTHTEIRERYPEDYAAFGRGEPVRRGGGELADEVADRAVPVVLEAVEKLPEDGTLVVVSHGGTIRTVLGRMLGLAPEVWECLGGLSNCCWSVLGPRRSHGWRLLEHNAGTLPEPVIGDES, encoded by the coding sequence CTGAACGGCCGCGCGGGGGGACCGCGGATCGTCTTCTGGCGGCACGGCCAGACCTCCTGGAACCTGGAATCCCGGTTCCAGGGCACCACTGACATCCCGCTGACCGCCGCCGGCCTGGAGCAGGCCCGGCGGGCGGCCCGGCTGCTCGCCGGGCTGAAGCCCGACCTGCTGATCTCCTCGGACCTGGAGCGGGCCGCCGACACCGCCGCCGAGCTGGCCCGGCTGACCGGCCTGGACGTGCAGCACGACGCCGGCCTGCGGGAGACCTACGCGGGCAGCTGGCAGGGCCTGACCCACACCGAGATCCGCGAGCGCTACCCCGAGGACTACGCGGCCTTCGGGCGCGGTGAGCCGGTGCGGCGCGGCGGCGGCGAGTTGGCCGACGAGGTGGCCGACCGCGCCGTCCCGGTGGTGCTGGAGGCCGTCGAGAAGCTCCCCGAGGACGGCACCCTGGTGGTGGTCAGCCACGGCGGCACCATCCGCACCGTGCTCGGCCGGATGCTCGGCCTGGCCCCCGAGGTGTGGGAGTGCCTCGGCGGGCTCTCCAACTGCTGCTGGTCGGTGCTCGGCCCGCGGCGGTCCCACGGTTGGCGGCTGCTGGAGCACAACGCGGGCACCCTGCCCGAGCCGGTGATCGGCGACGAGTCCTGA
- a CDS encoding LCP family protein has protein sequence MTGTADRTGPENGDWNTGAYPHGYQEQQPYGQQYEQPYQGYQEQLPYQEQQYTQYEQQPYQGYQEQQPYQQQPYGYQEQQPYGQQYLQQPYQGYQEQQPYQPHYEQPYQQQPYYPAEPAVPQAPVAAAPVVPQPAPVAPQPAPAARPAPPAPPRPRSAADERPGAAGEPSEQVGGRRAVPKPRSDQDPYPTDEFTFVDEESEQSEDVIDWLKFAESRTERRDERRRRLRTRLIAGAVALLLAGGGTVGYLWATGALGGTTSAAAATGGRNVVVVHMRDLNGKVSSALLVNDTGGHKASVFLLPGTLQLPAAGDSGMTQLSGAMDSMGPAATRDALGTMLGAPVAGTWRLDTPYLRLLVSQIGGIKVDTDSQITGPDGKVLVEKGSGRTLIGDAAVAYATYQAPGESPDAQLRRFGQVMAALITAMPTTLSDATDDVHRMGAVLDPSLPEQALAGLLAQLSGQAGAGHLQTGELPVAADGTVDQAKAAPVVKDVLGGTVHSAAATSGPARVSVVDATGSSSDSTAQAAQAQVINSGLTFVPGGGKAAAQPTTVIRYTDDSRAQAAKSLATSLGLPDSAAQKSADAQTADLVVVLGKDYQAPKGQ, from the coding sequence GTGACCGGAACGGCAGACCGCACTGGGCCCGAGAACGGCGACTGGAACACGGGGGCCTACCCGCACGGCTACCAGGAGCAGCAGCCCTACGGGCAGCAGTACGAGCAGCCGTACCAGGGTTACCAGGAGCAACTGCCGTACCAGGAACAGCAGTACACCCAGTACGAGCAGCAGCCGTACCAGGGTTACCAGGAGCAGCAGCCCTACCAGCAGCAGCCCTACGGCTACCAGGAGCAGCAGCCGTACGGGCAGCAGTACCTGCAGCAGCCGTACCAGGGCTACCAGGAGCAGCAGCCCTACCAGCCGCACTACGAGCAGCCCTACCAGCAGCAGCCCTACTACCCGGCCGAGCCCGCCGTCCCGCAGGCGCCCGTGGCCGCGGCGCCCGTCGTCCCGCAGCCGGCGCCGGTCGCCCCGCAGCCGGCGCCCGCCGCCCGTCCCGCGCCCCCGGCGCCGCCGCGTCCGCGCAGCGCGGCCGACGAGCGGCCCGGTGCGGCCGGCGAGCCCTCCGAGCAGGTCGGCGGCCGGCGCGCCGTGCCCAAGCCGCGCAGCGACCAGGACCCTTATCCGACCGACGAGTTCACCTTCGTCGACGAGGAGTCGGAGCAGTCCGAGGACGTCATCGACTGGCTGAAGTTCGCCGAGTCGCGCACCGAGCGCCGTGACGAGCGCCGCCGCCGGCTGCGCACCCGGCTGATCGCCGGCGCGGTGGCGCTGCTGCTGGCGGGCGGCGGCACCGTCGGCTACCTGTGGGCCACCGGCGCCCTCGGCGGCACCACCTCGGCGGCCGCGGCCACCGGCGGGCGCAACGTGGTCGTGGTCCACATGCGCGACCTCAACGGCAAGGTGAGCAGCGCGCTGCTGGTCAACGACACCGGCGGCCACAAGGCCTCGGTGTTCCTGCTGCCGGGCACCCTGCAGCTCCCGGCGGCCGGCGACTCCGGCATGACGCAGCTGAGCGGCGCGATGGACTCGATGGGCCCGGCCGCGACCCGGGACGCGCTGGGCACCATGCTCGGGGCCCCGGTGGCCGGCACCTGGCGGTTGGACACCCCCTACCTGCGGCTGCTGGTCTCCCAGATCGGCGGGATCAAGGTCGACACCGACAGCCAGATCACCGGTCCGGACGGCAAGGTGCTGGTGGAGAAGGGCAGCGGGCGGACGCTGATCGGCGACGCGGCCGTCGCCTACGCCACCTACCAGGCGCCGGGCGAGAGCCCGGACGCCCAGCTGCGCCGGTTCGGCCAGGTGATGGCCGCGCTGATCACCGCCATGCCCACCACCCTCTCCGACGCCACCGACGACGTGCACCGGATGGGCGCGGTGCTGGACCCCTCGCTGCCCGAGCAGGCGCTGGCCGGTCTGCTGGCGCAGCTCAGCGGGCAGGCCGGGGCCGGGCACCTGCAGACCGGCGAGCTGCCGGTCGCCGCCGACGGCACGGTGGACCAGGCCAAGGCCGCCCCGGTGGTCAAGGACGTGCTCGGCGGCACCGTGCACAGCGCGGCGGCCACCAGCGGCCCGGCCCGGGTCAGTGTGGTCGACGCCACCGGCAGCAGCAGCGACAGCACGGCCCAGGCCGCCCAGGCCCAGGTGATCAATTCCGGCCTGACCTTCGTGCCGGGCGGCGGCAAGGCCGCGGCGCAGCCGACCACCGTGATCCGCTACACCGACGACTCCCGGGCCCAGGCCGCCAAGTCGCTGGCCACCAGCCTGGGCCTGCCGGACAGCGCGGCGCAGAAGAGCGCCGATGCGCAGACCGCCGACCTGGTGGTGGTGCTGGGCAAGGACTACCAGGCTCCCAAGGGGCAGTAA
- the nadD gene encoding nicotinate-nucleotide adenylyltransferase, which produces MTGESTPMRRRRLGVMGGTFDPIHHGHLVAASEVASAFHLDEVIFVPTGQPWQKTGRRSVSAAEDRYLMTVIATAENPQFSVSRIDIDRSGPTYTVDTLRELRGLNPDADLFFITGADALAQILSWQDAEELFALAHFIGCTRPGHTLTDPGLPVGGVSLVEVPALAISSTDCRMRVAKGQPIWYLVPDGVVRYIDKRALYLDAG; this is translated from the coding sequence ATGACGGGAGAGAGCACGCCGATGCGGCGCAGGCGGCTCGGGGTGATGGGCGGCACTTTCGACCCGATCCACCACGGCCACCTGGTCGCGGCCAGCGAGGTCGCCAGCGCCTTCCACCTGGACGAGGTGATCTTCGTCCCGACCGGGCAGCCCTGGCAGAAGACCGGGCGGCGGTCGGTGTCCGCCGCCGAGGACCGCTACCTGATGACGGTGATCGCCACCGCCGAGAACCCGCAGTTCTCGGTCAGCCGGATCGACATCGACCGCAGTGGCCCCACCTACACCGTCGACACGCTCCGTGAGCTCAGAGGGCTGAACCCGGACGCCGACCTGTTCTTCATCACCGGCGCGGACGCGCTCGCCCAGATCCTCTCCTGGCAGGACGCCGAGGAACTCTTCGCGCTGGCCCACTTCATCGGCTGCACCCGCCCGGGCCACACACTCACCGACCCGGGTCTGCCGGTCGGCGGTGTCTCGCTGGTCGAGGTACCGGCCCTGGCGATCTCCTCCACCGACTGCCGGATGCGGGTGGCCAAGGGCCAGCCGATCTGGTATCTCGTCCCGGACGGGGTGGTGCGCTACATCGACAAGCGCGCGCTCTACCTGGACGCCGGCTGA